A stretch of Oncorhynchus mykiss isolate Arlee chromosome 12, USDA_OmykA_1.1, whole genome shotgun sequence DNA encodes these proteins:
- the LOC110537644 gene encoding galactosylgalactosylxylosylprotein 3-beta-glucuronosyltransferase 1 isoform X3, translating to MPKRRDILAIVLIVLPWTLLITVWHQSAITPLLAARKYDRHESRRDSRNTFTLKEPCTSENNKDIVEVVRTEYVYSRQPPWSDVLATLHVITPTYSRPVQKAELTRLANTFLHVPNLHWILVEDSQRQTLLVTRLLQETGLNYTHLNVETPRNYKLRGDMRDPRIPRGTMQRNLALRWLRETFSPNNSNSQPGIVYFADDDNTYSLDLFEEMRSTRKVSVWPVAFVGGLRYESPKVNTLGKVYGWKTVFDPNRPFAIDMAGFAVNLRLILFKPQAYFKLRGVKGGYQESSLLRELVTLSDLEPKAANCTKVLVWHTRTEKPVLVNEGKKGFTDSNVEI from the exons ATGCCGAAGAGACGAGACATTCTGGCCATCGTGTTGATCGTGTTGCCTTGGACGCTACTTATCACTGTTTGGCATCAGAGTGCCATCACCCCTCTGCTAGCTGCTCGAAAGT ATGACAGACATGAGAGTCGGCGAGACTCCCGGAACACCTTCACCCTCAAGGAGCCCTGCACCTCAGAGAACAACAAGGACATTGTGGAGGTTGTGCGCACCGAGTACGTCTACAGCCGCCAGCCGCCCTGGTCTGATGTCCTCGCCACCCTCCACGTCATCACCCCAACCTACAGCCGGCCGGTCCAGAAGGCAGAGCTGACCCGTCTGGCCAACACCTTCCTCCACGTGCCCAACCTGCACTGGATCCTGGTTGAGGACTCTCAGCGACAAACCCTGCTAGTCACCAGGCTCCTTCAGGAAACAGGCCTGAACTACACCCACCTTAATGTGGAGACACCCAGGAACTATAAGCTGCGTGGGGACATGAGGGACCCCAGGATACCCCGGGGAACCATGCAGAGGAACCTGGCTCTGCGCTGGCTTAGAGAGACCTTCAGCCCCAACAACAGCAACAGCCAGCCTGGTATCGTCTACTTTGCAGACGATGATAACACCTATAGTCTGGATCTGTTTGAGGAG ATGCGTTCAACAAGGAAGGTGTCTGTGTGGCCTGTAGCCTTTGTGGGCGGCCTGCGGTACGAGTCCCCTAAAGTCAATACCCTGGGCAAGGTTTACGGCTGGAAGACTGTGTTTGACCCCAACCGACCCTTTGCCATAGACATGGCTGGGTTTGCGGTGAACCTCCGCCTCATTCTCTTTAAGCCTCAGGCCTACTTCAAGCTGCGGGGAGTCAAGGGAGGATACCAGGAGAGCAGCTTACTGCGGGAGCTGGTCACCCTCAGCGACCTGGAGCCCAAGGCTGCTAATTGCACTAAG GTACTTGTATGGCACACGAGGACAGAGAAGCCTGTCCTGGTGAACGAGGGAAAGAAAGGATTTACGGACTCCAACGTGGAGATATAA
- the LOC110537644 gene encoding galactosylgalactosylxylosylprotein 3-beta-glucuronosyltransferase 1 isoform X2 codes for MPKRRDILAIVLIVLPWTLLITVWHQSAITPLLAARKCKDDRHESRRDSRNTFTLKEPCTSENNKDIVEVVRTEYVYSRQPPWSDVLATLHVITPTYSRPVQKAELTRLANTFLHVPNLHWILVEDSQRQTLLVTRLLQETGLNYTHLNVETPRNYKLRGDMRDPRIPRGTMQRNLALRWLRETFSPNNSNSQPGIVYFADDDNTYSLDLFEEMRSTRKVSVWPVAFVGGLRYESPKVNTLGKVYGWKTVFDPNRPFAIDMAGFAVNLRLILFKPQAYFKLRGVKGGYQESSLLRELVTLSDLEPKAANCTKVLVWHTRTEKPVLVNEGKKGFTDSNVEI; via the exons ATGCCGAAGAGACGAGACATTCTGGCCATCGTGTTGATCGTGTTGCCTTGGACGCTACTTATCACTGTTTGGCATCAGAGTGCCATCACCCCTCTGCTAGCTGCTCGAAAGTGTAAAG ATGACAGACATGAGAGTCGGCGAGACTCCCGGAACACCTTCACCCTCAAGGAGCCCTGCACCTCAGAGAACAACAAGGACATTGTGGAGGTTGTGCGCACCGAGTACGTCTACAGCCGCCAGCCGCCCTGGTCTGATGTCCTCGCCACCCTCCACGTCATCACCCCAACCTACAGCCGGCCGGTCCAGAAGGCAGAGCTGACCCGTCTGGCCAACACCTTCCTCCACGTGCCCAACCTGCACTGGATCCTGGTTGAGGACTCTCAGCGACAAACCCTGCTAGTCACCAGGCTCCTTCAGGAAACAGGCCTGAACTACACCCACCTTAATGTGGAGACACCCAGGAACTATAAGCTGCGTGGGGACATGAGGGACCCCAGGATACCCCGGGGAACCATGCAGAGGAACCTGGCTCTGCGCTGGCTTAGAGAGACCTTCAGCCCCAACAACAGCAACAGCCAGCCTGGTATCGTCTACTTTGCAGACGATGATAACACCTATAGTCTGGATCTGTTTGAGGAG ATGCGTTCAACAAGGAAGGTGTCTGTGTGGCCTGTAGCCTTTGTGGGCGGCCTGCGGTACGAGTCCCCTAAAGTCAATACCCTGGGCAAGGTTTACGGCTGGAAGACTGTGTTTGACCCCAACCGACCCTTTGCCATAGACATGGCTGGGTTTGCGGTGAACCTCCGCCTCATTCTCTTTAAGCCTCAGGCCTACTTCAAGCTGCGGGGAGTCAAGGGAGGATACCAGGAGAGCAGCTTACTGCGGGAGCTGGTCACCCTCAGCGACCTGGAGCCCAAGGCTGCTAATTGCACTAAG GTACTTGTATGGCACACGAGGACAGAGAAGCCTGTCCTGGTGAACGAGGGAAAGAAAGGATTTACGGACTCCAACGTGGAGATATAA
- the LOC110537644 gene encoding galactosylgalactosylxylosylprotein 3-beta-glucuronosyltransferase 1 isoform X1 produces MPKRRDILAIVLIVLPWTLLITVWHQSAITPLLAARKCKGHSSNSPCRGFYDDRHESRRDSRNTFTLKEPCTSENNKDIVEVVRTEYVYSRQPPWSDVLATLHVITPTYSRPVQKAELTRLANTFLHVPNLHWILVEDSQRQTLLVTRLLQETGLNYTHLNVETPRNYKLRGDMRDPRIPRGTMQRNLALRWLRETFSPNNSNSQPGIVYFADDDNTYSLDLFEEMRSTRKVSVWPVAFVGGLRYESPKVNTLGKVYGWKTVFDPNRPFAIDMAGFAVNLRLILFKPQAYFKLRGVKGGYQESSLLRELVTLSDLEPKAANCTKVLVWHTRTEKPVLVNEGKKGFTDSNVEI; encoded by the exons ATGCCGAAGAGACGAGACATTCTGGCCATCGTGTTGATCGTGTTGCCTTGGACGCTACTTATCACTGTTTGGCATCAGAGTGCCATCACCCCTCTGCTAGCTGCTCGAAAGTGTAAAGGTCATTCCTCAAATTCCCCATGTAGGGGGTTTTATG ATGACAGACATGAGAGTCGGCGAGACTCCCGGAACACCTTCACCCTCAAGGAGCCCTGCACCTCAGAGAACAACAAGGACATTGTGGAGGTTGTGCGCACCGAGTACGTCTACAGCCGCCAGCCGCCCTGGTCTGATGTCCTCGCCACCCTCCACGTCATCACCCCAACCTACAGCCGGCCGGTCCAGAAGGCAGAGCTGACCCGTCTGGCCAACACCTTCCTCCACGTGCCCAACCTGCACTGGATCCTGGTTGAGGACTCTCAGCGACAAACCCTGCTAGTCACCAGGCTCCTTCAGGAAACAGGCCTGAACTACACCCACCTTAATGTGGAGACACCCAGGAACTATAAGCTGCGTGGGGACATGAGGGACCCCAGGATACCCCGGGGAACCATGCAGAGGAACCTGGCTCTGCGCTGGCTTAGAGAGACCTTCAGCCCCAACAACAGCAACAGCCAGCCTGGTATCGTCTACTTTGCAGACGATGATAACACCTATAGTCTGGATCTGTTTGAGGAG ATGCGTTCAACAAGGAAGGTGTCTGTGTGGCCTGTAGCCTTTGTGGGCGGCCTGCGGTACGAGTCCCCTAAAGTCAATACCCTGGGCAAGGTTTACGGCTGGAAGACTGTGTTTGACCCCAACCGACCCTTTGCCATAGACATGGCTGGGTTTGCGGTGAACCTCCGCCTCATTCTCTTTAAGCCTCAGGCCTACTTCAAGCTGCGGGGAGTCAAGGGAGGATACCAGGAGAGCAGCTTACTGCGGGAGCTGGTCACCCTCAGCGACCTGGAGCCCAAGGCTGCTAATTGCACTAAG GTACTTGTATGGCACACGAGGACAGAGAAGCCTGTCCTGGTGAACGAGGGAAAGAAAGGATTTACGGACTCCAACGTGGAGATATAA